The sequence CTGTCCTGGCAGGTCTTGGACAGCTCCTCTACCTTCCTATTCAACTTCTCCACCACGCTTTGCATCATCTGAGAGGTCCCTATCagctcttccacctcctcctcgtGCTCCAGTGCCTCAGCTAGGAGCTCCTTGTTCTTCTGCCTCTCAGAGGCAAGCGCTTCCTTGTGACGGGCCACCTCTCCGCTGGCTCCTTCATATTTCTCCTGAAGTACCGCCAACTCCTCGCCCAGGGCTTGGGCCCTGACGGACAGCATGCCGCGGACCTTCTCGTGCTTCCTGagggcttcctcctcctcacgaCGCAGCTGGGCCATCTTGGCGGCCAGTcggtccagcagcagcttcagctTGGTGACCTCTTTGCCTTTcccacccagagagccccaggCCACCTCCAACGCCTCTTTCAGCTCCTGCAGGCCTTCCTCCGCCTCACTCATCCGCTGCCTGACCTTCAAGTTGTCTCCAACGGCGTCCGAGGCTTCGAAGGAGATGACTTCCTGCTGGGCTTTTTCATCCGCCGTGGCGGCGTTGAGGCTGTTCTGTTCAGCAAGGAGCGTCCGGTCAGCCTCCAAGGCATGGTTCTCCTCTTCCATCTCCGACACCAGCTGCAAGGCCTCGTTTTGCTTCTTCACCACGTTGTCCAGCTTCCAATGGAGctccttcaagatgcagctgtcgAGGTTCTCACCCCCCACGCTGCTGGCCTCTTTGGTCATCTTCTTGAGGAAGCTGTCCCTCACCATCACCATCTCCTTCCTCTGGGCCTCCAGGCTCAGGCGCAGCGCTCTCGATTCCTCTTTCTCAGCCGAGAGCTGCTGGGTCAAGGAATCCACGGTCTGCTTCAACTCTTCCACCAGGCCTCCTGTCATCTCCGCCTGTGAAGGCCCTTCTTTTGGAGAATTCAAACTCCGTAGCTCATCCTGGagcttctccctctccctgctgagCTGTGCCAGCTCCTTCACGAGGCTGCCGTTGTTCTGTTTGAGGTCCCACACCTCCTTCTCAAACTCGGAGCTTTTCCGACACGGCCGGGCCTTGTTTTCTGCCGTGTCGGGCTTCGGCCTGAGTTTGACCTGCCCGACGGAGCCGTCATGGAGCTGGTTCTTTCCTGTTTCATCCTTTTCTGGCTCCTTGAGGACTTTAGAGTTGCCCAGTGGCAGTTTTCCCTCACCCCGGAAGACCCCGTTCTCTCCTTCAGGATGCCCGTTGCCATTCATCACGACGACTCCTGACGGAGGGGCCAAAATGGCTTCCCGAAGAGGCCTAGCTTTCTCCAGGAGGGTGGAGTTGACCTGCTCCAGCTTCGCCAGGGCACACTCTAGGCCCGCGACGACCTTCTGCCAAGCAGACACGTTCCTCTTGACCGCTCCCGATGGCACCGCCTGGAACTGCAGCTTGCTCCTGAGCGTCTCCTCCGCCTCCCGCTTCAGGGCCTGGTTTTCAGCCACCACCGCAGAGTTCTCCTCCTTCACTCTGGCGTACGCCTCCTCCATCTCCGTCAGGAACTGAGACACCTTCTCACAGGCAAATCCGCCCTCGGCTTTCCTTGCTTTCCCACACTCTCCCAGGTGCTTTGCCAACAGCCCCCGGAGCTGTTCGTTCTCACCGCCCAGCTCCAGGACGCGAGCTTCCAGTTCCTTCAGCGTCCCACTTTGGGTCTTCTTCTTGGCTTCATAGACGCCAATCACGGCCCTCATGTTCTCCATGTGGCCTTCCATCTCCAGCACCCTCTTTGCGGCACTTGCCTTCTCCTCGAGAGCCACGGCGACTTCGGCCTGAAGGCGCTTCAGCTCCGCTCGTTGacgttcctgctcctcctcctcctcctccccaggcCACCGTACGTTCCCCTCAGCACTCTTTGGCTCTACAAGGGTCTTCGGCTCATCTTTTTTGACTTCTTGCGTTGCCGCCATTTTGGGCGCTTCTTTCTCCcgggcctcctcctgctgcttcctcctcttcttcagttCTTGCACTTGCTCGGCCAAAAGGTTGAGGTAATAGTCTTCCTCGGTGGCGTCGCGGCTGTACCGCTGGCTCAGCTCCTTCCAGTCCTGGCTCTTGTCTTCTCCTTCCGGAAGGAGCTGGTTGATCTCCTGCACCTGGTCCCACACCCTCTCTTTCATCCCTTTGCACCCTTCCGAGAGGGCGTCGCACTCTTTCATCTTCTGGGCCAGCTGCAGCTCCAACTGAATgaccttcatcttctcttctcgaTATCTGCTCCTCCACTCTTTCAGCTCaggatcttcctcctcttcctcgtcgtCACTTTGGTCTCCTCTCTCGCTCTGGGGGGCCAGGCTACTCACGTCTGTCTCTCTTCCGCTCTCGGATGGGACCTGGAGACACAGCCAAGCCCAAAAGGTGaactcaggggtccccaacccccgggccacagacCGGTCCTGGTCCGTgtcctgttaggaaccgggccgcgcaggtgagctgctttcacccccacccccacaccccagcgtacctgggcgcggggcgccatctcacctgcccacccgaactgaagccaggacgctggggtgggggcagcagcttcagaacggtgcgcccAGCTGGAAgacgctctgggagagtgacttccgggcacgccattccgaagccgcccgccccagcatcctgactttgcttcggctgggcgcccacccagccaaagcgaagccaggaccctggagtggggggggggggcgggcgtggcttcccaaaaccatcccctcaacccccccccagtccgtggaaaaattgtcttccacgaaaccggtccctggtgccaaaaaggttggggaccgctgggtTAACTtgtttcattttggcaccaagttaagacctggctttttaacaaagcctttaatggctaAATTTACCAaacctgcacatagttttaattggttttaattggttttactgcttttaaattttgtactggctttagcttattaatggtatgatttgtttttagctgcgcatatttattgtttcatattgcttgtataattttatctgtaacctgccctgagatccttgtgatatatagcggtggccaaaattgtgggctctatttgaaattttcatgttttgcaactttgcatgcttatagaaaatgttctgtttcccgaaattcaaacatttatatatcaattgaaagacctgattcacgtaatacaaccacccagcttcttttcctgggtgtccaatcaactcttttctttggagccattgctctgtttatgatgtacgtacgaacacttttaatttgagaaatgcttcaaatattcacacaatctccaattgcgcttcacttacagaacaaacagcaaaactgacttcccTCAACTTGAAACATGgcgtatcgcagctactgccgtgtgattggtccccagaacaaggactgcgattggccagtagggtttgcaatgccaatccacttcttcactcaatcacgcctgtgtttatttttaaactaaagtaagcataacttttttagTTCTGCAGATATttttgcattctggtttttttgtattgaattcagcatgaaattctctttcaattgatatataaacgttTGAATTTCGCGAGACAGAACATTtcctataagcatgcaaagttgcaaaacgtgaaaatttcaaaaagcgtCCACAATTTCGGCCACCACTGTAGGGCGGGATACGAATgtcttaataaacaaataaataaatatgttggggAATATCCCACGGTGCCCGTCTGTTTTCAGGACTCGAGCTTGCCTTCTATAAAATgtaatttataataattatttctaattatgCACATATATTTGCATACATATATTTGGCCGCCTTGAgatccagtattgggcaaaaggtgggatacaaataaatataataataataataataataataataataataataataataattaaaaaaaataaattggcacctgcaaatttgtgcattttAACACCCTATGGGCCCTGGATCTCTTAGGTATCTAGCACCACCTCTACTCTAACACGATCCGTTATTAACCCAGTTAAGAAGGGATAAATTGCTTACTGAAGGCACCCGTGATCTGTGTGTCAGTTACGttagtggctgcacactggggaCTAGACATCTCCACTAAAATGTGAAATATACCCCGACAATCTGATATTCTAAAGGTTAATGGTCTCTTCTTACCTGTGAGCCAGCCTCTGATGAATAATCGAACCCTTGCTCTGTGGAAATGGAGAAACAAGGTGTGAGCTGAGGAAACTCATAGACCtcttttgatcctcccagagtgcaggacacggaataacgggctcaagttaaaggaagccagattccagctggacatcaggaaaaacttcctgactcttagagcagtacgacaatggaatcagttacccagggaggtggtgggctctcccacactcgaggccttcaagaggcagctggacaaccatctgtcagggatgctttagggtggattcctgcattgagcagggggttggacataaTAGGGATTCATGTGGAATTGCTACGCTCCGTTATATGACTTAAATGCCGGTGGTTATAACTTTGGTCTGATTCGAAACGATGCCACAACCCATTAACACCACTAAATGGAAGTTGCAGAGGTATTCGTACATTCCGATGCAATTATGTGTTTGTGGACTTACACAAAGAATATACTGAGACATTTTCAAGGTCTGTGTGTGATTTTATGATGACTGCAGCAAGGGTATTTTCAGGCAACATATTAAGGACTAGAAAAATGACCCGCAATAGAACTGGGTTCTGTTAACCACGAGCTCCCAAACCCTTCCAACACAGGCAAAAGGTTTGTGCcaattttgtgctgttttgtgccacaaatctcAAGTTTTGTGCTGCCACCCACAACTGTGTACTGATACATCAAATgtgggttcacacacacacacatgaacatccTTATATTACCTGTGAACCTGTGTCAAAAGTTTTATGCTATGGGGcgtaataatgtaataataaataaataaataaataatattattattagtggTAGTAGCAGCAGTGCTACTAGcggtaatattattattatttctgcatcTCTCATTATTAAAAATAGGCTACCCAATTAATCAGGGGCACCTTTTTAATTATGGCTGaaaatttacattttattttattttaatgattcTACGTTTAAGGGTAGAATCCTTTCAATgaattagggcacaattctatcgGAGGTTGATGGGCaccctatgcagagcaggaggaatgtGGAGGCTATCTTCGCTTCTGTGCTGTCCCACTaagcatttttgctagacgggcattttgcccatctagctagggctctctggaagggttgggaaggaggctggaaagtttctctgcttccccagtcccctctaTGCCCATGGAACCAACCTGTTTCCTTCCTCTCCGAGGTTGCTTTTCCAATCTCGGAGAGCAGCCGGcacggttctctccatgccaactATAAGATGAAGGGCAGCTCGGATtcttggatctgaggtcagagcactgtctccaaccttggatccaagAATCCGAACTATTTCATGGCTCCCCCCAGATGCTGCTTAGGGGTCATAGGACTGCTCTCTTagctgattaatcaattaaaatgttTATAATCCACTAAGAAAAGCATCCTTTTTTTTAGGCCTGGGGTGTCATGCCCAGGATCACAGTCTAGAACCTGCAAGCATTGAGGAATGGTTTCCCAAGCCCCGCCACTCCCTTACCTCTCCTCTTCCATTTCTTCAGGGCACTCCGGACCAGTCGCCTCAGTGGCCGATTCTTGGCCTGCGTGGCATAGTGGAGGGAGTCATGGCCCGTCTGGTCACCCAGCGCCACGTTGGCTCCATTCTGCAGAAGCAGCTCCACCGACTCGGTGCTGCCACTTTCACAAGCGAGAATGAGAGCAGTCCTAGACAgggcgagaggaggaggaggatccatGGATGCTGCATCCGCACAACCACAGCCAAGCAGCGGGGGATATTGCCACCAGGTTATTCAGGAAAGCATAAGAATAGCCCCGCTGAGCCAGACCAAAAGGCTCAGCCCTGTCTCCGGCATTTGCCAGCTCAATGCATCCGGACGCCCGCAAGCGGGCTATGAAATGAGCCGTCCTTTCTCGTTTACCCACAGAATATCCTCTCCAAAGGTATACTGCCACTGAATTTGGAGGTACCATTTAGTTATCATGgtgaaaagtagggctgtgctccgcttctcttcggttcagagaagcaggagcaaggcggcctgattcgcctccggaaaaggtggaggcgaagagagtcgagGGGgttgtggatcgaggcgaagaggatcgcctcaatccggagctccgccttcaggtaagtggggggggagggggactcatctggcaccgcCGGCAGCACCATCcatgccaggtaagggagcagggaggagggacgcttacctgcgtccatcgcgggcttcaatccggcttcaaccggggcctcaactgaagcccatgatgacagacacaggtaagggggtgaggggtggcttatcttgcgccgctgccgctgtccatgtggcaatggcagcgaagccggatctcgctccatggagcggagcaggagacgggcggagcagcgcgaagaggatccggatcgggccacgaagcggattggggggtccgtgcacagccctagcgaaaagccatggacccttgTCCTCCATGACATTTTACATCCCAGTTCAAAGCCAtcttaggacgcaatcctatgccagTTGAGACacaaaaaggtcctacaactcccagcatcccccctgcccccgccagccagccatggtttGCACGCAGTGacattccctattcatcacaacagttaaagctgcaggagctgtactagtgtgaccagatccaaaagagggcagggctcctgtagctttcactgttgggatgaagagggaatttcaccaagtgtgacatgcatacaaatgacacctgctgaaattctcttttctatacatctgttaaagttacaggagccctgtcctccttttcatacaggagccctgtcctccttgtcccATTTTGCCCCTAGCCTTGCGAAAACGCATCCCCTGTTCACTCAGATATGATGCCAAGGGATTCTGGCTTCTGCCGTTATCAGCTTTTGCTGTCTGCGTGCTCACTTaggacaccccaccccctgggctgTGGATattcctcacccatccctagtacctgatgcgagtaaggggagacatgctagatttgtacaaaatcatgcctggtgtggagaaagtggaaggggaggcatttttctccttctcccataatactagaaccccgtggggtcatcccacgaagctgatgggtgggagattcaggacaaataaaaggaaggacttctttacacaccgcggagttaaactatggaactcactaccacaagacgtggtgatggccaccaatcgggatggcttgaaaagggggctgaatccattcctggaggagaaggctatcagtggctactagccctgatggtgatgagccacctccaggatcagaggcagtaagcctgtgtgccccagttgctggggaacatgggtgggagggtgctgttgcacctgtgtcctgcttgtgggtccctggtcgacagagtgccgaactagatggacccttggtctgatccagcatcagggcacttctgatgttcttactacTAATTTATGTTTCATGTTTGCGCATAAGAAGACCTGAAGCAGTATCATGTGATTTGcgcagtaccagaggcagtaggcctatgtgcaccagttgctggggaacatgggtaggagggtgccgttgcactcgtgtcctgcttgtggatccctggtcaacagctgggtggccactgtgagaatagaacgttggactagacggacccttggtctgatccagcatcagggctcttattgTGTCCTTATGCTGGGGACAAACAGCTGGGCAGAGAACACTTGACcttgttccattttcatgggctTCCAAAAACATCTCCTTGCTGTTCCTAACAGGATGCCAAACTTAGTGGAGAGGCAGTGTGCTTCACTGGAGCAAGGCTGGGAAGACCCATGTTCATATCCCAGCTCAGTTATGAAGTTTATGGGGTGACTTGGGCCATTCACCGTACGTCAGCCTAACCGGTCGCTGTCGAGAGAGtacacagttctgggctccacaattcaagaaggacgcagacaagctggagcgtgttccgaggagggcaaccaggctgatcaggggtctggaaacaaagccctatgaagagagactgaaagaactgggcaggtttagcctggagaagagaaggttgaggggagacgtgagagcactcttcaaagacttaaaaggttctcacacagaggaaggccaggatctcttctccatcctcccagagtgcaggacacggaataacgggctcaagttaaaggaagccagattctggctgcacatcaggaaaaacttcctgactgttagagcagtacgacaatggaaccagtgacctagggaggtggtgggctttcccacactagaggccttcaagaggcagttggacagctgtctgccagggatgctttagggtggattcctgcattgagcagggggttggactcgatggccttgtaggccccttccaactctactcttctatgattctatgatcaggaaaaacctcctgactgttagagcagtacgacaatgtaatccatgacctagggaggttgtgggctctcccacactagaggccttcaagaggcagctggacaaccatctgtcagggatgctttagggtggattcctgcattgagcagggggttggactggatggccttagtggccccttcgaactctactcttctatgattctatgagactcaCTTTCCGTCTTTATCAGTGAGGTCCACCTTGGCCCCTCTCTGGAGCAACTGGGAGCAGATGGCCGGCTGGTTCCCCTGTGCAGCCACCATCAATGGCGTCCGTCCTTTCTGCAGAGAAACGTGGAGAGAAAGATGTTTCGGGCCTAGCTTGATTGTGGGGTGAAAACAGTGTATTAAAAAAATCAGGGCACCCTCCAGCTATTCAGTGAAAGGgttcttaaaatatttatgtatgtatttatttattttattacatttatataccgcccatagccgaagctctctgggcggtttacaaaaattaaaaacaatgaacattaaaaacagatagacaaaaaatttaaaccctcaaaagcataaaaacaatatctatttaaaagcaATATCGAAAATAGCCTTTAAAAACCACCCAAAGCGGCAAAGCTTGAACTAACACAGGTACAAattccagtgaaggctggtggctccgatatcagtggtgaatccactccgggtttccgtcagaaccagtcaaaactctaaagctctgactggttctgacggaaacccggagcggattcaccacccgatggacatcggagccgccagcctccactgggtcaaATAACTCCTTCCTATTTGTCAGGACTCTATCCCTCATTGGATCCTGAGCAGGGCTGGTCTAGCACCGGCGTCTTTGGGCAGTGATCCCAGCATCCATGCAGCATCTGACCTGCACCACTTTGATTCTTCTCCAGACAGCAGGATTTGGCCcccatgattcctgcattgagcagggggttggactcgatggccttgtaggtcccttccaactctgctgttttatgattctatgattcaagatgCCTCAAGGCGAGCATGACTCTGAGGGATTggacccgttcagaagacaccttaaaccatggctttaacaaaggtggttaagccagaaagccaggccgtgttcagaagacaccttaaaccatggctttaaccacagtgaatcagccttttttgctttattcagcatggttaaagccacggtttaaggtgtcttctgaacacagcccggctttctggcttagccaccttggttaaagccatggtttaaggtgacttctgaacacagcctggctctctggcttaaccaccgtggttaaagccatggtttaaggtgtcttctgaacacaacctggctttctggcttagccaccgtggttaaagccatggtttaaggtgtcttctgaacacagcctggctttctggcttagccaccgtggttaaagccatggtttaaggtgacttctgaacacagcctggctctctggcttaaccaccgtggttaaagccatggtttaaggtgtcttctgaacacaacctggctttctggcttagccaccgtggttaaagccatggtttaaggtgtcttctgaacacagcctggctttctggcttagccaccgtggttaaagccatggtttaaggtgacttctgaacacagcctggctctctggcttaaccaccgtggttaaagccatggtttaaggtgtcttctgaacacagcctggctttctggcttagccaccgtggttaaagccatggtttaaggtgacttctgaacacagcctggctctctggcttaaccaccgtggttaaagccatggtttaaggtgtcttctgaacacaacctggctttctggcttagccaccatggttaaagccatggtttaaagtgtcttctgaacacagcctggctttctggcttagccaccatggttaaagccgtggtttaaggtgtcttctgaacacaacctggctctctggcttagccactgtggttaaagccatggtttaaggtgtcttctgaacacagcctggctttctggcttagccaccttggttaaagccatggtttaaggtgacttctgaacacagcctggctctctggcttaaccaccatggttaaagccatggtttaaggtgtcttctgaacaggggcattgtgggaaataggCCCTGCTTCCCAACGCCACTCAGAGCACTGCCACCACAGCGCAATAACCCCCTGTCTTGGGGGCCCGTTGGCCGACGAGGACCCCCCACGAGAGGACATTttgctcagcccccccccccctcaaattggAGTTAATAAGGCCTAGTGCTGAACCTGGGGGAGGTCTATTCAGTCTGTGAAAGCCCACTAAGGGCGACTGGCTAGAGAAAAGAAGCACTGGGAAACCAGCCAGGCCAGCAAGGACGCCTCGTAACAACAGACCACAATGGGGTCAGGGGCAGAGGTCGGTGGAGCTGGTGCCacgattccaagccctcctgccaagatgtgagacaataaatgGGAACTGCCGTGCAATCCACACaacctttattcagtaaacagaGCAGCAATGTACCTAATCcatctcctctccatttgatcctcacaacaacaaccctgcgaggtaggctgggctgggagagtctgtgactggcccaaagtcacctagtgcctgagtggggactagaacctggatcgcccgtctcccagtccgacaccttagccacgacgccactctggctgagttcggatgacacgctgaCCAACGGCtgatttccattttgtttctgtccccccccccccccgtctcccaTTGGTTAGCgagtcatctgaacccagccaccggctttacaccccccccccccaaacaccagGTTGAAAATGAAAACTTTAAGGGTGCGATCTTATGCATGTCTGGGCAATTCCCGGCACGCCCCAACCACCCACAATGCAATTTTGGCTTGTAACGGAGGGTTGTCCCTTTCCAACCATATTTCGACACACCCAGCGAAGAGCTTACGTTGTCCATGACATCCGAGAAGGCCTCTTGGTCACACAGGAGAAGCACGCTGGACGCGCACCCAGAGGAGGCTGTCGTGGGTTGGGTTTAAAAAAGGGGAAGCCAGTATTAAAAGCGTTCACAACATATTCATAACCATAAATATAAATTTGTACAGCAGCTTTCTTCCTGACCAGGTACCGCTCACCGCACTTAAT comes from Elgaria multicarinata webbii isolate HBS135686 ecotype San Diego chromosome 21, rElgMul1.1.pri, whole genome shotgun sequence and encodes:
- the ANKRD35 gene encoding ankyrin repeat domain-containing protein 35 codes for the protein MKKMFSCSSNQVAVESWNKYDQKLFDAVEKGDVGRVSILASKKTARPTKLNALGQSAFHLAASKGLTECLTILLVHGVEVNAKNEDGSTALHLATIACQPQCVKILLQHGANEDCVDGENRTPLHWAASSGCASSVLLLCDQEAFSDVMDNKGRTPLMVAAQGNQPAICSQLLQRGAKVDLTDKDGKTALILACESGSTESVELLLQNGANVALGDQTGHDSLHYATQAKNRPLRRLVRSALKKWKRREQGFDYSSEAGSQVPSESGRETDVSSLAPQSERGDQSDDEEEEEDPELKEWRSRYREEKMKVIQLELQLAQKMKECDALSEGCKGMKERVWDQVQEINQLLPEGEDKSQDWKELSQRYSRDATEEDYYLNLLAEQVQELKKRRKQQEEAREKEAPKMAATQEVKKDEPKTLVEPKSAEGNVRWPGEEEEEEQERQRAELKRLQAEVAVALEEKASAAKRVLEMEGHMENMRAVIGVYEAKKKTQSGTLKELEARVLELGGENEQLRGLLAKHLGECGKARKAEGGFACEKVSQFLTEMEEAYARVKEENSAVVAENQALKREAEETLRSKLQFQAVPSGAVKRNVSAWQKVVAGLECALAKLEQVNSTLLEKARPLREAILAPPSGVVVMNGNGHPEGENGVFRGEGKLPLGNSKVLKEPEKDETGKNQLHDGSVGQVKLRPKPDTAENKARPCRKSSEFEKEVWDLKQNNGSLVKELAQLSREREKLQDELRSLNSPKEGPSQAEMTGGLVEELKQTVDSLTQQLSAEKEESRALRLSLEAQRKEMVMVRDSFLKKMTKEASSVGGENLDSCILKELHWKLDNVVKKQNEALQLVSEMEEENHALEADRTLLAEQNSLNAATADEKAQQEVISFEASDAVGDNLKVRQRMSEAEEGLQELKEALEVAWGSLGGKGKEVTKLKLLLDRLAAKMAQLRREEEEALRKHEKVRGMLSVRAQALGEELAVLQEKYEGASGEVARHKEALASERQKNKELLAEALEHEEEVEELIGTSQMMQSVVEKLNRKVEELSKTCQDRESKIKKLLKETEKLSSEVLNLRSERARLQLQNEAIQKNHQEIVAIYRTHLLNAAQGFMDEDVHAMLLRILRTNDS